The DNA sequence CAGCTCGGCTACCTGGGCCTTGATGTGTACGAGGGCGAGCAGGGCCTGTTTTTTGCCGACCACACCCGCGACCCGCTGCGCGACGCCACGTTTGCCAAGCTGCTCACCTACGATAACGTGCTCATGACCGCGCACCAGGGCTACCTCACCCGCGAGGCGCTGGCCAGCCTTGCCGCCGCCGCCGTGGCCGCCTTTGATGCCTGGGGCCAGGGCCAACCGGCCGCCCACGAGCTGTAGGCGCGGCCCGTCTCCTCCATCTCTCTTCTGCAATTTTTTTTCGTGGACCTCTATCACCTCATTTACCAAAGCCAGGCGCTGGGCGCCTTCGGCGCGCCCGAGCTGGCCACCCTGCTGCACCGGGGCCGGGCCCACAACCAAGCCAACGGCATCTCGGGCGTGCTGCTGCACACCCCCGAGGGCCGGTTTCTGCAGGTGCTGGAAGGGCCCCAAACTGCCGTGCGCCACCTCTACTACCACGTTATCCTTTCCGATGCGCGGCACTTTCACTGCCAGGTGTTGGGCGAGGGGTTCTGTGCCCAGCGGAGCTTTGCCGGCTGGACGATGGGCTGCCGCGTGGCCCGCCCCGCCGACCTGCGGGCCCTGTTGGGCGAGGCCCCGCCCGATGGCCTTGGCCTAGTCCACCGGCCGTACCCCCGCTTCCAGCTGCTGGCCTTGCTCGAAGCCTTCGTGGTCCAGGACGCCGCCGAAACCGACTTGGCGCACCCGTTGGATAGCCGTCCCACCCGCCACTTTTAGTCCTGCCCCCGCCTTGTCCTTCTTTGCTGACACCCGCAGGCTTAGCTGTGGCGCGGCTGTGCTGCTGGCCACGCAGTGCAGCTCAGCGCCCACGCCGCCGGGGCTGCCGCCGGGGCTGCCGTCGGCACGGGGTGCCGCCGCCAAAACCCAAGCTGCCAACCCGGTAGATTCCCTGGTGCGGGCGCTGCTGGATACTACGGCGGCCGGCAGCGCCCGCCGCGCCGATGAGCGCCTGGGCTTGCAGGCCGGGGCCGACGTGCGGGCCTTCTACGGTCCTGCCCCCGCACCTGCCTGGCTCGCTGCCGACAGCCTTGGCTCCGATGCCCCGGCCGCCCTGGCGCTGCTGGCCGGGGCCCCCACCCACGGCCTGAACGCCGCCGACTACGGCCGGGCTCTCCTGGGGGCCCTGCGCGACTCGCTCGCCCAGCCCGGCCTACCCGCCCGGCGCGCCCGCCAGCTGGCCCGCTTCGAAGTGTACCTGACCGATGCTGTGCTGCGCTTCATGCGCGACCTTGGCCGCGGGCGGCTGCGGCGGTACGCCGCGTCGGCGCGGGAGCGGGCCGCTGGGCCGACCGGCCAGCCGGCGGCGCTCCTGCGGGCGGGGTTAGTCAACGATGCGGTGCCCGCCGCCATGCTGGCCGGCCAGCCCGCCAACCGCGAGTACCGCCAGCTGCAGCAGGCCCTGGCGCAGTGGCTTGCGCTGCCCAGCGCCCCGGATTCGGCGGCGCAGCACCAGGCCCGCTACGAACAGGTGGCCGCCAACCTGGAGCGCTGGCGCTGGGATGCGCTGCCGCCCACGCCTGATTACGTGCTGATTAACATCGCGGCCTGCGAGCTGCTGGTGGTGGCCCACGACTCGGTGCTGCGCCGCCACCGGGTGGTGGTGGGCAAGCCCACTACGCCCACGCCTACCCTCAGCAGCGCCATCGACCGCTTCACGCTGGCCCCCGACTGGCACGTGCCCCGCTCCATTGCCACCCGCGAAATGCTGCCCCGGCTCAAGCGCAATGCCGGCTACCTGGCCCAAGGCAATTACGCCCTCTACAACGGCCAGGACCACCTAATCGACCCGCGTAGCGTTGATTGGGCGCGGGTCACGGCCCGGAACTTTCCCTACACTATTCGCCAGTCGGCCGGCTGCGATAACGCACTGGGCAACATCGTGTTCCGCTTCGCTAATCCGTACGCGGTGTACCTGCACGATACGCCTGAGCGCCAGGTGTTTGCGCAGCCCTACCGCGCCCTGAGCCACGGCTGCATTCGCCTGGAAGGCCCCTTCGAGCTGGCCGCCTACCTGCTGCGGCGCGGCGGCCAGCCGGCGCAGCTGCCCAGCGAGGCCGCGTGCGCCCGCCAGCCCCGCCCCCGCGAGGTGCAGCTGCGCCGCCCCATGCCGCTGTTCGTGCGCTACGCCACCTGCACGGCTGAGGGCGGCCACCTGCGCTTTCTGGCCGACCCCTACCACCGCGACGAAGTAATACGCCGGGGATTATTCGGCCCGAAGTCGTAACCCGCATCCAGTAAAGCCCTGCGGACCGCGGCTTTGGGAGTCGATATAATTCACTCACGAATAGCGCCTTGGTGCTTTTTCAACTGAGTTCAATACCCAAAGCCTGCTGGCAACCCGCAAGGGTTCCTGGCCAATGCCCAGCAGCCGGCCAGTACCTGAGCCGCGGTGGTACCTAACGAAGCTCATCCTCAGAGGATGAATTTTGTCATAAAAGGCGGGGGTGGGCGCACCTACTTTTGGATGGCCTGTTTTCTTCCTTCCACGATGCTTTTTCTCCTTAAAATAGTCGCCGCTGCGTTGGTCCGGCGGTCGCTGGCCCCAGCGGGGAGTTCTGCGCCCGTGCCAACACCCCAGCCGTGGTAGCGCCGGCACCGGAAATAGGGCCCCTGGGCCAACCGGCGGCGCGGCGCAAGCCCCGTGCCTGGGCAGCCATGAAAATCCCCTGTCTATTCTGGTTGGCCTGGGTGCCGGGCCAGGCAGTGCACGCGCAGGCCATGGCAGCGGCAGATGTGCCGCCGCTGGCCTTTGGGGTGATGTTTCGGCAGTATCCGCAGGCCCGGCAGGTGAGCTGGCGAAGGTTTGACGACTGGTACCAGGCCAGCTACACCCAGGGCCAGATCCGCCGGCTGGTGCGGTTCAGCAGCAACGGCGATGTGGAGGCCACGGGCCAGGACATGGTGCTCAGTGCGCTCTCGCCGCCAATCAAGCACACCCTGGCCACGTATTACCCCACCCGCACGTTCTGCCGCGCCATCGAGGTAACCAATGCCCGCACCGGGGGCCTCACCTACGAGATGGCTACCTGCGAAACCGCCATCAGCCGCACCGTGACGCTAACGGCCAACGGCCGGAAAATACCCCGCCCCAAATAGCGGGGGGGAGGAGCTTTTTACGCCGCGTTTGCCCGTGCGCTGGCTGCGCCGCCGGCTGGCCAAGGGCTGCCCCCGGGCGGCTACCTGATAAATGTCAGTTAATAAGGAAGTAATCATCAGGGCGTTGTGAAGTAGTGGGGCGGAGATTTGTAGCCTGCTCAGTTCCTCACCCCGGCCGGGCAGTGGCCAGCCCTTGTTCCTTTTCCCATGCAAATCCTGGAAACCTTCGCGCCGCCCATTACGGCCGAGCACCTGTCGGACGCCGACATCATGGCCGCCATCGAGCTGTTTTTCCTGACCAATAAGGGCTTGCCCGCGCACCTGATTGACGTGGCCACCCACGACGGCATCGTGCAGCTGACCGGCATCACTGACAACCTGTTGGCCAGCGAGCGGGCCGAGGAAATCGCCCTGGCCGTGCGCGGCGTGCGTGGGGTAGTCAATGAGTTAGTCATCAGCACCCCCGACCTGCCCAACGACGAACTATACCGCGCCGTGACCCAGGCCCTGAACGACGACCCCGCTACCACCGACTACAACGTGGCCTGCCGCGTGGCCGAGGGCGTGGTGACGCCCGTGGGCGTGGTGCAGTCGCGGGCCGAGCAGCATCTGGTGCTGCGCGTGCTGCGGGGCGTGCGCGGCGTGCGCCGCCTCATCGCCGATGAGTTGACCATCCGCTGGGGCGAAATCCAGAACTCGGATGAGGAAATCAGCACCCAAATTCGCGAGCTGCTGGCATGGGACATCCGCGTGTTCAGCAACGAGCTAGTGGTGCGTACCAACGACCAGGTGGTGCACCTGAGCGGCACGGTGGGCACCGCCGCCGAGCGGGCGCAGGTGGTGGCCGTGGCCTACCAGGCCGGCGCCATCCGCGTCGATGCCCGCGACCTGTTCGTAGCCTACTGGGCCATCAGTGGCGAGCTGCGGCGCGAGAAATTTGCGCAGCGCAGCGACGAGGACATTGCGCAGGCCGTGCGCGACACTTTCCGCTACGACCCGCGCGTGCTCTCGTACCAGCCGGTGGTAGTGGTTCATAACGGGGTCGTTACGCTGACCGGGCAGGTGAGCAGCCTGCGCGCCAAGCAAAGCGCCGAGTGCGATGCCCGCCACGTGGTGGGCGTGTGGAGCGTGCACAACCTGCTGAAGGTGCGCACCCGCTGGTTCACGCCCGATGTGGCGGTGCGCCAGGCCATCCTCAACGCGCTGGCGCGCGACCCCTACGTGAGCGTCTTCGATTTCCGGGTGCGGGTAGCCAATGGCCGCGCCCACCTCGACGGGCTGGTGAACAGCCACTTCGAGCAGGCCCAGGCCGCCGGGGTGGCCGGCGGCGTAAGCGGCGTGGCCGAAGTGGAGAATAGTGTGCGCGTGCTGGGCAGCACCGGCTTTGCCGGCCCGCCCGCCGCCTGGTACCCCGGCGCGCTGCGCCCGGCGGCCTACCCCAACGCCGATTCTACTCTGGCCGGGCGCATCCGCACACTGTTTTTCTGGTCGGCCAGCCTGCACAACCAGGACGTGGTGGTGCTGGTGGAAAACGGCCGCGCCACCCTCACGGGCACCGTCGATACCTGGCTCGACCGCGAGCAGGCCGCCTTCGACGCCTACGAAGCCGGGGCCCTGGTGGTGGACAACGACTTGCTGCTCTCAACCGATAGTGGGCTATAGGCCAGCACCATGCGCTCTTTTCCCCGCACCAGCGCGGCTGGCCCGCCACGGGCGGCCAGCCGCCACGACCCCGGCCGGGTGAGCCCGGCCGCCCTGCGCATTGCCCAGGAAGCCGATGCCACCATGTCGCCCGACGGCTGGGAGGCTGAGTACTCCCCGCCAGGTTTTCTGGCCGAAGCACCGCCGGCCAACCTTGTTTTCTCCCTGGCCGGGGCACGGCCAGCGGCTTAAGTTCAGCTCACTCAACTCCCCCGCCTTTTTCGGGTTATGAATCCTTCCCTGCTCGTACTGGCCAATTTGCCGGCCGCCGCCGCCCACACGGCGCGCTACGCGGCGGCCCTGGGCCGCCCGCTGGGCCTGCGCCTGGCGCTGCTGCATGGCAACCGCTACCTTGCCCTGCTCGAACCGGAACTGGTGGGCGCCGGGGCCGCGCCGCTCGCCCGCAGCGCGGCCCAAACCGTGGCCGCCCCGCGCGCCCGTGCCCGCCGCCTGCCCGTGCCCGCCGAGGTGGCCGTGCCCACCGAGGTGGCCGAAGCGGGCGGGCTCGGGCTGCTGGAAGACGAGGTGGCCGCCGCCATCGGGCGCTACCAGCCGCTGCTGCTGGTCCTGGGCCAGGGCCCCGGGAAAGGTATGTTCAATGAGCTGCTGCGCCGCCAGGTGCTGCCCGTGCTGCGGGCCACCGGCCGGCCGGTGCTGCTGGTGCCGGCGGCCCCGCCGGCTACGGCGGGGGCCCCGGCGGCCCCGCGCCGGGTGCTGGTAGCCGTGGATGGCGAGTCCTTCGGCCTGGCGGCAGCTTCCCGCAACCTGGGCGGGCTACTGGGCTCGTGGGCCGCGGCTTATACCGTGGCCCACATCGACCGGTACAGTGCGCTCCTGGGTACTTCGGCCCGGCAGGCGCGGGCCGATGTGCGGGCCAGCAAGCTGCTGCCGCCCGCCACGCCCCTGGCCCTGTACAAGGTGAGCGGTGCAGCCCCGGCCGCCGGCATCCTGCAAGCCATTGCCGATACGCAGGCCGATATGCTGGTGCTCATTGCCCGGCCACGCAGCTTTTGGAGCGAGGTGTTTCACCGCAGCGTCACGGCAGCGGTGCTGCGCCACTGCCCGGTGCCGGTGCTGCTGCTGCCGGCGGCGGGGTAGGGGAGAAGTGATGAGCTATTAGCGGGGCCTGTAAGCAGTTCTTAGTTTTTGCTTTGATAAACAATGAGTTGCGAAGCAGGCCCTGCAACATGTGGACGAGCACCACGTGTCGCTGCCCCTGAACTGGCAGCCGGGCCAGAAAGTCCTCCTGCCGGCTCCCGTTACCCTCGCTTAACTCCATGAGCACCTGATAGAGGTCAGCCCGCCACCTGACGGACATCATGCCTGCGCCCGTGGGGCCCCGGTAGCTTTGTAGTTAATAATTATCGCTAATTCTTTTTTCTCTACCCATGAGCAAGTTACTGTTAGCCGTGCTGGGCAACTACAATCAGCAACTGAGCGCCACCCTGGCCCAGGCCGAGCAGCACTGGCCCAGCTTATCCGTCATCGAAGACAGGGTGTTTTCTGAGGAGGAGGTGGAGGAGCAGCGCCGGGCGCTGCTGTTGGCAATGGCTTATCTCGACCAGCTTAAGCAATTGCTCAACCGCCACGCCGACCAGCCGGCCCCCCCGTTTTGTTTAGAAGCCCTTGGTTGAGGTAGCGTCAGAACGATATAAAGACGCATCCTTGCGTCTCCGGCTCGAACGGCTTGTCCGGACATCGTTCAATGCTAAGTAGTCGCGCAAAAGTAACCGTAGCAAAAAAGGCGGTCATGCTGAGCGTAGTTGAAGCATCTCTACCGCAACAGTAATTATTTACCTACGAGGTAGAGATGCTTCGACTGCGCTCAGCATGACGTTCAATTCAATACGCTTACTCATGCGTGAGTACTTAAGACGTAAGGATGCGTCTCTACGTCGTTCCAAGGGCCAAAAATTAACTCAAACAGCTTCTTAAGAAAGCCCGGCCCCGCCCGACAGCGCGCCGGGAGCCGGAGCTGCCTGGTTGAACCCCCTCACTTTACTAACCCGCTCGCCCATGCTGTCCACCCTTCCGTCCGTTGCCGGGCCCCCGCCCGAAGCCGCCGTGCTGTTGGTGTTGCTGCCGCTTGCCCCGTCGGGGGCCGGGCAGGTGGCAACCTGCGCCGCGCTGCACACCTTGCAGCAGCAGCTAGGCGCGGCCATCCGGGTGCTGTGCGTGGACGAGGCCGCCCACCCCGATGTGGTGCGCAGCTTCGACGGCCAGGGCCTGCCGGCCTGGGTGCTGATGCGGCACGGCGTGGAGCTGTGGCGGCAGCCCGGAATGCCCAGCAGCGCCGCCACGGTAGCGCTAATAATGAGCAAGCTGGCCTTGCTACCCGTCGCCAGCAACTAAGCCAGGGACGAGGAAAATCAGAAAATAAGCCGCTTCCTGCGTAGAAAGCAATAAATCCGCTTTTTACCGCTTGGCGACTACCCATGGAAATTCTCTTTATTCTCGCGCTAGTCGTGCTCAACGGCGTGTTTTCCATGTCGGAAATCGCCCTGGTGTCGGCCCGCAAGGCGCGGCTGGCCGCCGAGGCGGCGGTGGGCGATGCGCGAGCCGCGGCGGCCCTCACCCTTGCCCAGGCCCCCAACCGCTTCCTCTCGACGGTGCAAATTGGCATCACCCTCATCGGCATTGTGACGGGGGTGCTCAGCGGCTCGGGCCTCACGCGGGGCTTGCAGGGGCTGGTGAGCCGGGTGCCGGGGCTGGGGCCCTATGCCCAGCCGGTGGCCGCCACCCTGGTGGTGGTTTTTATCACCTACCTCTCGGTGGTGGTGGGCGAGCTGCTGCCCAAGCGCATCGGCCTGGCCAACCCCGAGGGCATTGCCAAGCTGGTGGCCGGGCCCATGAGCTGGCTCTCGCGGCTGGCCACGCCCTTCATCTGGCTGCTGAGCGTGTCGAGCGACGGGCTCATTAAGCTCTTGCACATCGAGACGAATGCCGACGACAAAGTGACGGAAGAAGAGATAAAAGCCCTGGTGCGGGAAGGCGCGTCGGAGGGTGCGATTCAGGAAATTGAGCACGATTTGGTGGACAACGTCTTTCGGCTGGGCGACCGCCGCGTGGGCTCGCTGATGACCACCCGGGCCGACCTTATCTGGCTCGACGTGCGCGCCGACGTGGCCGCGTTGCGCCAAACCGTGCTCGCCCACAAGGCTTCGGTGTACCCGCTCGGCGAGGGCAGCCTCGACCAGGTTTTGGGCACCATATCCTCCAAAGACCTGCTCAGCGATGACCTCAGCCAGCAGCTCGGCCGCCTGCGCGAGCTGTGCCAGGCGCCTGTATACCTGCCCGCCGCCAGCAAGGCCTACCACGCGCTGGAGCTGTTTCGGCGCTCGCGCTGCCACCACGCGCTGGTAGTGAACGAGTACGGCAGCGTGCTGGGCCTGCTCACCATCAATGACATTTTTGACGCACTAGTGGGCGATATTGACCAGGAGCCCGCCTCGCAGGAAGTGGTACCGCGCGCCGATGGCTCCTTTTTGATTGACGCGCAGTTGCCCTTCGCCGAGTTTGCCGAGCGCTTCCAGCTCACGGCCGCCGAGCGCCAGGGCCTCACGGGCTTTAATACGCTGGGCGGCTTCCTGCTCCAGTTGCTCAATGCCGTGCCCCAGGTCGGGCAGCACATTACCTGGCAGGGCCACTACTTTGAGGCAGTGGACATGGACCGCAGCCGCATCGATAAAATCCTGTACCGGCCCAAGGTGGCGGGCTAGCGGACGGTCTTCTCTGGCGAGGTAAGAGGTAAGTTATACTCATCGCGAAGCAGGGTACGACCCCGTACCCTGCTTCGCTTCCGCAAAGCACTTCACGACAAGTATACCTGACAAAAATCAGGCAATCAGCCAATTATTATCAGGGCCCTGCCACGCCCTGCCCCGGACCTTTATGCCTGGCCGGCTACCTGCCCTTACTGGGGCCAGGGGCGGCTTTCACGGCATAAAGGAGCTATTTTATGGACAAGGATTTGCAAGGAAAAACGGCCCTGGTTACCGGGGCGGCCTCGGGCATCGGCCGGGCGGTGGCGCTGCTCTACGGGCAGCACGGGGCCAAGGTCATGGTATCGGACATCGACGAAGAACAAGGCCGGCAGGTAGTGGCCCAACTGAAGGCCGCCGGGGCCGAGGCCCGGTTCTGCACGGCCGACGTGGGCGACCCCGCCCAATGCGCCCGGTTGGTGCAGGAAACCGTGGCTGCCTTCGGCACGCTCGACATCGCCTGCAACAACGCCGGCGTCACCGGCGAGCTGAGCCTCACCGCCGACTACTCGCTCGAAGGCTGGCAAAAGATTATCAACGTGAACCTTAACAGCGTATTCTTCTGCCTCAAATACGAGCTGGAAGTGATGCTGAAGCAGGGCGCGGGGTCCATTATTAACATGTCGTCCATTCTGGGGCAGGTGGGTACGCCCACGCTGGCGGGCTACGCCACGGCCAAGCACGGCGTGGTGGGCCTCACCCAAACGGCGGCCATCGAATACGCCGCGCAGGGCATCCGCATCAACGCGGTGGGCCCCGGCTACATCGACACGCCGCTGCTAAGCGGCTTTTCGGCGGAAGCCAAGCAGGAACTGGTAGCGCTGCACCCCATCGGCCGCCTGGGCCGGTCGGAGGAAGTGGCCGAGCTGGTCATCTGGCTCAGCTCCGACAAGGCCTCGTTCGTGACGGGCAGCTACTACCCCGTCGATGGCGGGTACCTGGCTAAGTAAACAGCTCAATGACTGGATCTTCGCCCCTCCCAACGCAGCCCATTGCCATGCTCTTCGTGGATATTGGGGGCGTGCTGCTCAGCAATGGCTGGGGCCTGGCCTCGCGGCAGCTGGCTGCCACTACCTTCGGGCTGGATGCGGCCGAGATGGAGCAGCGCCACCACCTGCTGTTCAGCACCTACGAGCTGGGCCGGCTCAGCCTGGCCGACTACCTCCGGCAGGTGGTTTTTTACCAGCCGCGGTCGTTCAGCGCGGCCGATTTTCGGGCGTTTGTGTTTGCCCAGTCGCAGCCCCACCCCGACATGCTGGCCTTGATACCGCAGCTGAAAGCCCGCTACCACCTCAAAATCGCCGTGGTCAGCAACGAGGGCCGCGAGCTGAATGCCTACCGCATCCACACGTTCGGGCTGGCTGGGTTCGTGGATTTTTTCGTGTCCTCGTCATTCGTGGGCCTCAGCAAGCCTGACCGCAACATCTTCCGCCTGGCGCTTGATTTGGCGCAGGTGCCGGCCGCGCAGGTGCTTTACCTGGACGACCAGCCGCTATTTGTGGGCGTGGCGGCCGGCCTGGGCATCCAAGGGATTTGCCACGTTGATTACGCCTCCACTTGTACCCAGCTGGCCGCTTTTGGCCTGACGATTTGACCACAGCGGCTTTCTGGGGTGCCTGCTCCGGTCCGGCGCCGCAGGCGTCCGACCGGTTGACGAGTGCGCTGCCTGCGCTAATCGCGCGGGTATCGTTTCCACGTCAACCGGTCGGACGCCTGCGGCGCCGGACTGGGGCAGGTATTCTTAGAAACTGCTTTAACTCACTGCTTCCATAGTCACTGCTGCTGAGCTATTTCTGGTTCTCAACGGCGGCTCATCCAGTATCAAGTTTGCCGTGTGCAAGCCGGGCGAAACCCCGCGATGCCGGCTACCTGCCCGGCCTCCGCAGCCGACAACGAGGAGCGCACGATTGCGCAGCTCGTCCACCAGCTTTTGCCGGCTGATGAAATCAAAACCGCTTAACCCCAAGCCCAATGGAAACCAACATCTTAGCCCCGCCGGCCGTGCGCCCGGCTCCCACGCCGCTGCTGGCGGAAGAAGTTGCGCTTATCGATGCCTACTGGCGGGCGGCCAACTACCTCTCGGTGGGCCAGATATATCTGTGCGATAATCCCTTGCTGCGCGAGCCGCTTACGCTGGCGCACATCAAGAAGATGCTGCTGGGGCACTGGGGCACCACGCCGGGCCAGAACTTCATCTACACCCACCTCAACCGGGTTATCCGGCGGCACGACCTGAACATGATTTACATCTCGGGCCCCGGCCACGGTGGGCCAGCGGTGGTGGGGAGCACCTACCTGGAAGGTACCTACAGTGAGGTGTACCCCAATATCAGCCAGGATGAAATCGGGCTAAAACGGCTGTTTACGCAGTTTTCTTACCCCGGCGGCGTCTCCAGCCACGCCTCGCCCCAAACGCCGGGCTCCATCCACGAGGGCGGCGAACTGGGCTACTCGCTCAGCCATGCTTTCGGAGCGGTATTCGATAACCCCGAGCTGATCGTGGCCTGCGTAATTGGCGATGGCGAGGCCGAAACCGGGCCGCTGGCCACGTCCTGGCACGCCAATAAGTTCCTCAACCCGGCCAGCGACGGCGTGGTGCTACCTATTCTGCACCTCAACGGCTACAAGATTTCCAACCCCACGGTGCTGGCCCGCATCACGCATGAGGAACTTGACCAGCTGCTGCGCGGCTATGGCTGGACGCCCTACTACGTGGAGGGCCACGAGCCCGCGCTGATGCACCAGGCCATGGCCGCCGCGCTGGAAGAGGTGGTTTGCGACATCCACCAGATTCAGCAGCGGGCCCGCGAGCACGGCGACCTCACCCGGCCGCGCTGGCCGATGATTGTGCTGAAATCGCCCAAAGGCTGGACCGGCCCGAAGGAAGTGGATGGCGTGCCCAACGAGGGTACCTTTCATTCGCACCAGGTGCCGCTGGCCGTGTCGGCCAGCGCGCCGCCCGAACATCTGGCGCAGCTAGAAGGCTGGTTAAGAAGCTATAAGCCTGAAGAGTTGTTCGACGCCGCGGGCCGCTTGCGGCCTGAGCTGGCCGAGCTGGCCCCGCGCGGCAACCGCCGCATGGGGGCCAATCCCCACGCCAACGGCGGCCTGCTGCTGCACGACCTGCACCTGCCCGACTACGCCGACTACGCCGTGGCCGTGCCCGCGCCGGGTGCCGTGGAGGCCAGCGACACGGGCACGGTGGGCCAGTTTTTGCGCGATGTGCTGAAGCTGAACCAGGAGCCGCGCAACTTCCGCGTTTTCGGGCCCGACGAAACGATGTCGAACAAGCTCGAAGCCGTGTTTGAAGCCACCAATCGCCAGTGGGACGCCGCGGTGGAGGTCAATGACGAGTTTCTGGCGCCCGACGGGGGCGTGGTGGAAATGCTGAGCGAGCACCAGTGCGAGGGCTGGCTGGAAGGGTATTTATTGACTGGCCGCCACGGCTTGTTCAACTGCTACGAGGCGTTCGTGCACATCGTTGATTCGATGTTCAACCAGCACGCCAAGTGGCTCAAGCTGACGCTCGAAATTCCGTGGCGGCGTAAAATTTCTTCGCTCAACTACCTGCTCACGTCCACTGTGTGGCGGCAGGACCATAACGGCTTCACGCACCAGGACCCGGGGTTTATCGACCACGTTATCAATAAGAAAGCCAGTATTGTGCGGGTGTATTTGCCGCCCGACGCCAACTGCTTGCTCTCGGTGATGGACCACTGCCTGCGCAGCCGCCACTACGTGAACGTGATTGTGGCCGGCAAGCACCCCGCTCCGCAGTGGCTGGCAATGGACGCGGCCCGCACGCATTGCGCCGAGGGCATTGGCCTCTGGGCCTGGGCCAGCACCGACGCCGGCCAGGAGCCCGATGCCGTACTGGCCTGCTGCGGCGACGTGCCGACCCTCGAAATCCTGGCCGCTGCCAGCATCCTGCGCGAGCATT is a window from the Hymenobacter nivis genome containing:
- a CDS encoding phosphoketolase family protein, which encodes METNILAPPAVRPAPTPLLAEEVALIDAYWRAANYLSVGQIYLCDNPLLREPLTLAHIKKMLLGHWGTTPGQNFIYTHLNRVIRRHDLNMIYISGPGHGGPAVVGSTYLEGTYSEVYPNISQDEIGLKRLFTQFSYPGGVSSHASPQTPGSIHEGGELGYSLSHAFGAVFDNPELIVACVIGDGEAETGPLATSWHANKFLNPASDGVVLPILHLNGYKISNPTVLARITHEELDQLLRGYGWTPYYVEGHEPALMHQAMAAALEEVVCDIHQIQQRAREHGDLTRPRWPMIVLKSPKGWTGPKEVDGVPNEGTFHSHQVPLAVSASAPPEHLAQLEGWLRSYKPEELFDAAGRLRPELAELAPRGNRRMGANPHANGGLLLHDLHLPDYADYAVAVPAPGAVEASDTGTVGQFLRDVLKLNQEPRNFRVFGPDETMSNKLEAVFEATNRQWDAAVEVNDEFLAPDGGVVEMLSEHQCEGWLEGYLLTGRHGLFNCYEAFVHIVDSMFNQHAKWLKLTLEIPWRRKISSLNYLLTSTVWRQDHNGFTHQDPGFIDHVINKKASIVRVYLPPDANCLLSVMDHCLRSRHYVNVIVAGKHPAPQWLAMDAARTHCAEGIGLWAWASTDAGQEPDAVLACCGDVPTLEILAAASILREHLPELKIRVINVVDLMKLQSATEHPHGLDEADYDALFTRDKPVIFAFHGYPWLVHRLTYNRANNQHMHVRGYKEEGTITTAFDMTVLNDMDRFHLAMDVLDRVPGLGNKGAYLKQQLKDKLVEHKRYINQHGEDMPEIRNWQWKA